TCAGCAGGTTCAGCCCGGGTGACGCGCTTGTCTTGGGGGCCGCGATTCTGCGAGCGGTTATGGTCGTTTCCACCAAACGCCTTCTGGCCGGCCGGCAGATTTCATCTGCAGCCCTGACGGCCATCCAAGGATCGACGGTGGCAACACTTACTTTCGTTTTGGCCGTCGCTCAGTTCGGAATTTCAGGCCTTGTTGTGAGGGCCACCCTTCAGTTTTGGGGCGCTGTTGCCTTCCTTGCACTCTTCTGCACCCTCGCTGCATTCTACATTCAAAATGCCGCAGTGAGAAAATCCACACCGACACGGGTTGGCTTCTTGATGGGAACAGAACCTTTTTTTGGTTTCGTTCTAGCGCACCTTCTTCTGAATGAGCCTTTGACAGTACCGAGCTTGATAGGCGCAGGCCTCGTCCTCGCTGCGACGTTTGCTGGCATCTGGTTTGAGAGCAGGACATCCAAATGAACCCCATCTTGGCTTCCACCAAACCCGCCATCGGCGGCATTTCGAGTTTTGAAGATCTGGAGGCTTTTCCGGACCGAACCGCACCAGTTGCAACCATGTTCAGCGGCGGTCTCGACAGCACCTATCTTCTCTACAAGCTGCAAAGCCTTGGCTTTGCGAACATTGAAGCTGTCGCAGCGGATGTCGGAACGCGCATCGATCAGCCTTTGTTGGAACGGACGGCAGCCATGTTCGGCGCGCGCTTTGTCTGCCTCGAAGGGCGGGATGCCTTTGTCGAACAAGGCGTGAAATCAGCCATTCGAGCCCACGCCAAGTACCTTGGCATCTATCCGTTGAGCAGTTCGTTGAGCCGTCCCATAATCGCATCTTTGGTTGTTAATCATGCTAGGTCAATCAACTCACGGCTGGTTCTTCATACAGCAAACCTTTCTCAAAACAGTCTTCCGCGCCTTAACAATAGCATTAAGCGCTCAGGATTTTCCGGCAACTTCGGCAGTCCGTATGAATGCTCTGTGATATCCCGACAACAGAAGACCTCCGACCTGTCCAAGTGTGGAGCGACTTTTGTGGCGGACCGCACGTGGAGCGCGGACGAAAACCTCTGGTGTCGGGAATTCGAGTCGGGGCCTTTGGAAGATCCCGAGAACTTTTCCATCCCCGAGGAGGCATTTGCTTGGACGCGCCACATTCCCGCAGAGCAGCCGGTAGAGATCAAACTCGGGTTTGCAGACGGAAGTCTCGTGTCAATTGATGACCGTGATGTTGCATTGGTCGACGCAATCCCGTTCCTGAATAACACGGTCGGCAAATTCGGGCACGGCCGCTTTGTCGGGCTTGAACACATCACAACCGGCCAAAAGGTTCTCGAAGTCCGCGAGGCCCCTGCCGCGGCCATTATCTTCGACGCGCTGCGTCACCTCGAAACCGCTTCTCTTGACGTGGCATCAATCGTTTTGAAGCAAGGGCTTGAGCAAGCCTGGTCCCAAGAGGCGGTTTCAGGTGCATGGGGCAGTACTATTCACCAGATGTGCGAACGGGCCATTGCATCCGCCCTCGAGGGCGTTAGCGGGAGCGTCAGCTACATAGTCGATCACACACGCTTTTTACCTCGGTCGATCCGAGCCAGGACGCCGAGATACATTAGGGACCGCGACCTTTGGGAATACCAAGCCGCAACCCACATAGCGTTGTCCAAAGCGTTCCGTCCTCGCCAAGTCACCAAAAGGGAGACACCCGTGGAAAACAACGCACCCCAGGCGCCGGCCAACCTCAGTCAACAATGCACTGACGGTCTGGTGACAAATGGATGGTGGTTTTCAAAAGGCGAGCGCGCCGAAGCCTGCTTTGGCATCGAAATTGATGCAGCCTGGAAGAACTTTGCTGACCATTGGAATCGACTTCTTCTCGATGAATACATGCGTGACGGCGGAACATATCGTTACCGGCGCTATAGCGCTTTTGAATATGACGCGACTGACGGAATCTTTAGGCTCCTACCCCACGCCCCCTACGAACAATCAAAAAGTGTCAATCATCTGAATGGCGGCTTCAAGCGCCACTTCGAGCCCCTTGAAAACTCCTTTATAGACCATCCCGTCTTAGAAAAGATTCTGACAGGTTTCTGCAGAATTCTATGTGAAGCCGCCCGACATGATCGTTGGAATATCAAGATCCATCCCTACCGGATTGTCGCGCGCGATGGTGTAAATGGCAAACCGGCACCCGAGGGCCTTCACCAGGACGGGGTGGACTTCATTGCTTGCTATATGATTGGGCGGGTCAACGTCACCGGCGGCATGAGCATGATCACCGACGCCTCAAAGGAGTTCCTCGGCGAGGTCGAAATGAACTCCCCGAATGATTTTGTGATCTGCAACGACCGCGAAACCTTTCACGATGTATCGTCGATTGTGGCCGAAAACCTGAAAATGCCGTACGCTTATCGCGACGTCCTTGTGATCGCCTTCGAGAAATTATAACGCCCAGCGCGCCGAGAGCATTTTCAACAAGGTTCAATACTGCTTGGTATCCTCTCGGGTGTTCCTGGTGCGGGAACAATGCAGGATTAATTTCTTGCATCTAAACACCTAGATAGCAGTTTCGCCTCTCTGGTATGATGGTTTTTGGCCTCGCGGATCTCGCGTAATACGAATGACCGTGGACACCCCCGATCTTCGCAAGAAAGTGAGAAATTATCCTCATGCTGTCCGACGAGGTGGTCTGCGGCTTCGGAGGCACCGGGAACTGGTTTGGTAGCCAGACATTTGGGATGGAACCGGACATGCTCTCGATCGCCGGGGGGCTTTCATCCGGTCACCTGCCCATTGGCGGCGTCATTATCTCGACAAGATTTATCAATGCGCCGCTGACGAGGCCCACAAGGTCGGCGTGTTCGGTCACGGTTTCACCTACTCCGGTCATCCGGTGATAGCGGCCGTCGCCGCCGAGGCGATCAGGATCTACAGCGAGATCGATTTCGTGACCCAGGCGCGTCGTCTCGGCGATCACTTGCATGGAGCCCTCGCGGACGCGCTCGGCGACCATCCGCTTGTCGGTGAAGCCCGCGGCCGCGGCTTCATCGCGGGGGTTCAGATCGTCGAGGATCGTGCGCCCGTCGCGTCTTCGCGCCCGAGCTGAGGATCGGCGATGTCGAGCGGCGGTGCCGCGAGCACGGCGTCATGATCCGCAATATGGGAGACGTGCTTGGAATCTGTCCGCCCTATATAATCACCGAAAGCGAGATCGACCCCTTGGTTGACGGCATTCGTTCTGCACTCGACGGCGCCGCTGCTGCGAATTCCCGGGTCGGTCGGGTGGCATGAGTTCCAGCATTAAGACCGACTGCTTCACTTCAGTGGATATTATCGAGCAAACGCTCACCCGAGGGGTGCACTTCATCCGTGTCCGGTACAAAACGTCACCCATGTCTCAGGTCGGGCACGCCGCTCGCCAACGACACCGAGTTCGGCCTCGCGGCCTACTTCTACACCGGCGATCTCGGTCGCGCCTTCCGCGTGATGGAAGGACTGAAGTACCGGCGTCAATGAAGGCCTGATCACCACGCCGGAGGTGCCGTTCCGCGGCGTCAAGGAATCGGGCCTCGGCAAGGAAGGCGGCCTCCAGGGCATCGTGGATTATCTCGACACCAAACATGTCTGCATCGGCGGTCTCGGCGTCTAGTGGTTCCCGCCTGACATAGGAGTCCAATCAGAGATTCCCTTTCTGGCCTGCGCGTGCGAGTCTGGCGCATGCGCACAGGAAGATCGTTCACCGTTTCGTCGGCCGATCGCGTCCGTCTGACGGCGCTGATCAGGGATCGCAACGCCCCGCAAAAGCATGTCTGGCGCGCCGAGATAGTGCTTTTGCCCGCCGACGGCGTCGGCACCGGCGAGGTCATGCGCCGCATCGGCAAGTCGAAGACCGACGTCTGGCGCTGGCAGGAGCGCTTTGCCGCGGAAGGCTGTGACGGGCTGCTGCGCGACAAGACGCGACAGTGGCGCATTCCGCCGCTCGGTCCCGATGTCGGCGAGCGCGTCGTGGCACTGACGCTTGCCGATCCGCCGGGCGAGAGGACCCACTGGACCGCCGACATGATGGCGCAAGCCGCCGCAATCAGCGCCAGCGCCGTCAGGCGCATCTGGAAGGCGCATGGTCTCGCACCCCACCGCTGGCGCCAGGTTCAAGCTCTCCAATGATCCGAAGTTCGTCGACAAGTTGCGCGCCGTCGTCGGCCTCTATCTCGATGCGCCGGCCCATGCCATCGTTCTGTCGGTCGATGAAAAGAGCCAGATCCGGCGCTCGACCGCACCCACCCGGCCTGCCGATGAAGAAGGGGCGGCTCGGTACGATGAGGCACGACTACAAGCGCAACGGCACCACCACCCTGTTCGCCGCCCTCAACGTCCACTATTGTCCCGTTGACGAGAATATCATCTTAGTTGCTTGTAAAAATTTGTTCTCCACTTCCGTCTCCATCGTATCTCAGTCAACGCGATGGAGCAGGAAATGACTACAAACATTGTGAAACTGGAAGAAGGCAGGGCAATCGGCTCTAATCGTGACGTGCCGCTGTCAGATCATGAGGCGGAAGCCCTAGGGCATCTTGCGGTGGCGCTGAGTGGCATTTCGACGACCATTCGGTCCGCCGCCTACAAACACGCGCTAAACTCTAGTCACGCGATGAAGCCCCTAAAGGAGACGGAGGACGCGCTTACCGACTACGACGCCTTGGCGAGGGCGGCGGGCCGAAAGCAGCCGAAAGCGGCGGAGGAGGACGACAGGAAGGGGGACGCCCTAGCGAGAGAGGCCGCCGCACAGGTCAGCAGGGTCGATCAGACCCGATCTTCCCGCTGGAGCAGACCGCGAAGGGTACCGGTGGCATCAACGGACTACGTTCGGCAGGTGGTCATGGCAGATAGTCAGCTTGGAGCAGTGTCGGCACTGGTAAACGCGCGGCGAGTGGCTCCAGAACGCTTCCATGCTTCTGTTCCCAGTGTAGATAATAATCCGGATGCTCCGCTTCTGACCTCTTTTTCGGACTATCTGAGCAGGGTGTGCGGACTGGAGTCAAAGTCCCGCGAAGGCGTTCTCCTGGGCAGCCGCCGCTTTCTGGATTGGTTCCATCACCACCATTCCCGGCCAAGCCCTCGGCGCGTTGACGGCTGAGCATGTCCTTGCCGCTGTCGAACATCGGCTGTCACTATCGGCGACCTCCGGTACCCGCACCGGCAGCAACTTCTCACATCGTATTGGGCTGGCCACCACGACCAGAATCTCGCGCGCGTCGTCCCCAGGACGCCCCACTGGCGTTTGGCTCATCTAACCCTCGAACTCGGCTACGGCCCGTCGACGGTCTTCTTCACATGGGTCGGATTCGACGAAATGGACGAGGTCACAGGCGACGGCCATGCTGAACTGCTCGACGACGGCTCCATCGACATCACCTTCTATCACAACGGCGACGAGGCAATCCTCAAGGCCAAACGGGACACTTCTTCAACGGCCTGCTAGGAGATCCGTGTTCGCCTTGCGCTGACAAAGAAGCTCACACATGACGTCCGGGAGACGATGCTGGCAAATGGTCTGGCTGAAGCATTCCACCCACAATACCAAAGCCCGTCCCGATCCAAAGCGCTTCTAAGCACTCCACCTCAGGCGCAAGGCCGGTTGGCCAGTGCATCTTCTTGGTCCGCCGGAAGAGAACCCCGCCCGACAATAGCTTCATGAGGTCTTGCGCTGCAGTGTCGACCGTAAAAAAGGGCGCGCGAGGCGCCCTTCATTTAAACCGGCAGTCGGGAAGCAGACTTCACTCTGATATTCAAAAGCGGTAGGTGACACCTGCGCCTATCAGCCAGGGATCGAGCTCCGCCTTCCCCGTCAGCTTCGCGCCGGTCACCGTGACGTCGAAGTCCGGCTTCAGGAAAAGCTTCTTCACGTCGAAGTTGAGGCCCCAGTGCTGGTCCACCATGTAGTCGAATCCGACCTGCAGCGCCGTGCCGAACGTGTTCTTCACCTTGAGAGCATCAGCGCTGCCAGTGTCCTGGTTGTAGAAGATCGTGTAGTTCACGCCGGCGCCGACATAAGGCTTGAACGCGCCGAGATCGGTAAAATGGTACTGCAACGTGAGTGTCGGCGGCAGCAGCCAAACTTTGCCGATGTTGCCCAACCCTCCGATCGTCCCTTGGCCCGCGATGTTGGCATAAGTGGTACCGAGTATGAGTTCGGCGGCGATGTTGTCGGTGAAGAAATACGAGATATCGAGTTCCGGCGTCACCGTGTCCGAATACGAAAGACCGGAGCCGGGAAGCGTATCAACGTAGCCCAGATCTTTCGTAACGACGCCCAACGCCCGCAGGCGGACCTGCCAAGGGATTGGCGCTTCGGTGACCGAGGCTCCCGTCTCCGCCAGGACGGTCTCTGCTTGCGCAGGCTCCGCGGCGACGGCCTGCTGTCCCACCATGATCAGGGCCACCGCCGCTGCTGTTGCCCGCGCTACGCCCATTCGCGTTCTCGCCATGAGATTCACTCCTTGATGTTCAGAAAGGATGCACTGCACTATTTCGTCTCCTGCTCGAATGAATTGTTGATGGACCTCAAATGCCCCTCTTGCGTTGCAACGCGTTCCGCCGTCTCCGGAGGGTGATCGTTGAAGCCGATTGCGCTGCGGAGAAAATTGGTGCCTAGACTGATGAATGCGGCTTGCTCCCGATTGTCCTCGCCGCAGCCGTGCCCGCCTGCGCTGGCCTCGTAGAAGTAAGCGGGATAGCCAAGAGCCTGCAGTTTTGCGGCCATCTTGCGCGCATGGCCCGGATGGACGCGGTCGTCGCGTTTCGTGGTGGCGATCAGGATAGGCGGATAGGGCTGTCCCGGCGCTGCGGCGTGATAGGCGGAGATTTCCTTCAGGAAAGCCCAATCGTGAACCTTGTCCGGATCGCCATATTCGTCGATCCAGCTCGCGCCCGCCAAGAGCTTGGTGTAGCGACGCATGTCGATAAGCGGTGCTGTGCAGAACAGAGCCCCGAAATGCTCAGGATAGCGGGTCAGCATGTTTGCGATCAGCAGGCCGCCATTTGAGCCACCCTCGGCGGCAATCCGCCTCGGCAGGGTGATGCCCCTTCGCACGAGGTCGGAGGCAACGGCGGCGAAATCGTCGTGGGCGAGACGCTTGCCCTCCCTGCGCCCGGCTTCGTGCCAGCGGGTGCCGAACTCGCCGCCGCCGCGGATGTTCGCCTCGACACACGTGCCGCCGCGCTCGAGCCACAGCTTGCCCAGCGGGGAGTTGTAGTAGGGCAGGAATGATACGCCGAACCCGCCATAAGCGGAAAGGTGAATCGGAGCATCTCCGTTCCCGTTCGCCGGACCAACCTGCGTATAGGGGATCAGCTCATGATCGATAGAGACTGCCTCGTGGCGCGTGACCACCAGTCCGGATGCATCGAAATTCTCCGGGCTGCGCTTCAGGATTGCTGAAGCGCTGAGAGACGGCGCGGCATTCAGATCGAACAGCAAGAGCTGCGGCGGCGTGATCGGATCCTGAGCACAGATCAGGACCTCTCCATTGGTCTCGTGAACTGCCGCATCGAATGACCAGACGTCGACAGTACCTTCGGCGGGCAGGGTGTTCAGGACTCGGCGCGTCCATTCCTGGTGGCCGGGAGTGAACATCTCGAAACGCGGTGCGAGATTGACGAGGTAAGAGATAATGAGCTTCCCGTCATTCCAGAAGAATGACTGCATGGAGCGCCTTTCCCCTGGTTGAAACAGGGTCTCAAAAAGGCGTCCGCCGGCGAGGAAAGTGGAAAGCGAGATGACGATCAGCGCGTCGGCGGGATGGGTGGTGCCTCCCACCGTCCAGGGCTTGCGCGGCCTTACCGCCAGCCAGTCGCCGAAGACCCGCCACGACGCGTCGCGAGGAAGATCGATCTGCCTCCTCGGCCCGCTCCTATCGCCGATCCAGCTGATCTTCTCGAAGAAGGCCGGCTGCTCGATGAACCAAAGGCGCTCGCTGCGGCCGGTGCGGTCCGAATGACCAGACACTTGGAAGCTTTCGAACCCGGCCTCGAAGATTGCCGGCGTGGTGAGGGGATCCGCGTCACGCTTCCACAGTCGAACTGTGCGCGCATAGCCGGAGCGGGTGGCCATGCCATTACCAAGCGCACTGGAAAGCAGAAGCGTGTCAGGGTCCAGCCAATTAACGTAGCCTTTGGCCTCGGGGAGGTTGAAGCCGTCGGCGACAAAGCTCAGAGAAATCAGGTCGAATTCGCGATGCACGACCGCGTCGCTGCCGCCGCGCGACAGGCGCAGAACGGCTCTTTCCCGTCTCTCCGGCTCGATGGACGCGCCGTCCCAGATCCAGTCCTCTCCGTCGCTAGCCGCGAGAGCATCCAGATCGAGCAGTAGCTCCCATTGGGGATCCGCCTTCATGTAGGCGGCAAGGGTGGTCCGGCGCCACAGTCCGCGTGGATTACCGTCATCTCGCCAGTAATTGTAGAGGTACTGACTACGGCGCGCGATCAGGGGAAGATTGTCGCGATTGTCGAAAATGGCTGTCAGAGCCGCGCGGTCGCGCTCGAACTGCGTTCCACCGAAGTGCTTCAGAGTCCTTGCCGATTGGCCGGCGGCCCAGGCAAGTGCCCGCTCGCCCTCTACATCTTCAAGCCAGACATAGGGATCGTCGTCGGGAGCATCAAGCGTTGGACGGACATCAAATGCGTTCATGTCCGGACAGCCTTCAGAAAGAAGGGATAGAGGCTTCCGTCGGCTCGGGAACGCTCAGTGTCGGTAGCGGCGCCCACATGTTCGAAAAGCGTGATCATTGATGAGTTCTTCCAGTCGGTGCGGCATCGCAGTGCTTTTGCGCATAGGGCCGCAACCTTCGTGCCAACTGGGAAAATCGTTTCGGAACAATGCGATCGCTCTGGAAGCGTTGTGTCACATGTC
This region of Mesorhizobium sp. M2A.F.Ca.ET.046.03.2.1 genomic DNA includes:
- a CDS encoding OmpW family protein: MARTRMGVARATAAAVALIMVGQQAVAAEPAQAETVLAETGASVTEAPIPWQVRLRALGVVTKDLGYVDTLPGSGLSYSDTVTPELDISYFFTDNIAAELILGTTYANIAGQGTIGGLGNIGKVWLLPPTLTLQYHFTDLGAFKPYVGAGVNYTIFYNQDTGSADALKVKNTFGTALQVGFDYMVDQHWGLNFDVKKLFLKPDFDVTVTGAKLTGKAELDPWLIGAGVTYRF
- a CDS encoding argininosuccinate synthase-related protein, translating into MNPILASTKPAIGGISSFEDLEAFPDRTAPVATMFSGGLDSTYLLYKLQSLGFANIEAVAADVGTRIDQPLLERTAAMFGARFVCLEGRDAFVEQGVKSAIRAHAKYLGIYPLSSSLSRPIIASLVVNHARSINSRLVLHTANLSQNSLPRLNNSIKRSGFSGNFGSPYECSVISRQQKTSDLSKCGATFVADRTWSADENLWCREFESGPLEDPENFSIPEEAFAWTRHIPAEQPVEIKLGFADGSLVSIDDRDVALVDAIPFLNNTVGKFGHGRFVGLEHITTGQKVLEVREAPAAAIIFDALRHLETASLDVASIVLKQGLEQAWSQEAVSGAWGSTIHQMCERAIASALEGVSGSVSYIVDHTRFLPRSIRARTPRYIRDRDLWEYQAATHIALSKAFRPRQVTKRETPVENNAPQAPANLSQQCTDGLVTNGWWFSKGERAEACFGIEIDAAWKNFADHWNRLLLDEYMRDGGTYRYRRYSAFEYDATDGIFRLLPHAPYEQSKSVNHLNGGFKRHFEPLENSFIDHPVLEKILTGFCRILCEAARHDRWNIKIHPYRIVARDGVNGKPAPEGLHQDGVDFIACYMIGRVNVTGGMSMITDASKEFLGEVEMNSPNDFVICNDRETFHDVSSIVAENLKMPYAYRDVLVIAFEKL
- a CDS encoding prolyl oligopeptidase family serine peptidase; the protein is MNAFDVRPTLDAPDDDPYVWLEDVEGERALAWAAGQSARTLKHFGGTQFERDRAALTAIFDNRDNLPLIARRSQYLYNYWRDDGNPRGLWRRTTLAAYMKADPQWELLLDLDALAASDGEDWIWDGASIEPERRERAVLRLSRGGSDAVVHREFDLISLSFVADGFNLPEAKGYVNWLDPDTLLLSSALGNGMATRSGYARTVRLWKRDADPLTTPAIFEAGFESFQVSGHSDRTGRSERLWFIEQPAFFEKISWIGDRSGPRRQIDLPRDASWRVFGDWLAVRPRKPWTVGGTTHPADALIVISLSTFLAGGRLFETLFQPGERRSMQSFFWNDGKLIISYLVNLAPRFEMFTPGHQEWTRRVLNTLPAEGTVDVWSFDAAVHETNGEVLICAQDPITPPQLLLFDLNAAPSLSASAILKRSPENFDASGLVVTRHEAVSIDHELIPYTQVGPANGNGDAPIHLSAYGGFGVSFLPYYNSPLGKLWLERGGTCVEANIRGGGEFGTRWHEAGRREGKRLAHDDFAAVASDLVRRGITLPRRIAAEGGSNGGLLIANMLTRYPEHFGALFCTAPLIDMRRYTKLLAGASWIDEYGDPDKVHDWAFLKEISAYHAAAPGQPYPPILIATTKRDDRVHPGHARKMAAKLQALGYPAYFYEASAGGHGCGEDNREQAAFISLGTNFLRSAIGFNDHPPETAERVATQEGHLRSINNSFEQETK
- a CDS encoding aminotransferase class III-fold pyridoxal phosphate-dependent enzyme; protein product: MFGHGFTYSGHPVIAAVAAEAIRIYSEIDFVTQARRLGDHLHGALADALGDHPLVGEARGRGFIAGVQIVEDRAPVASSRPS
- a CDS encoding aminotransferase class III-fold pyridoxal phosphate-dependent enzyme, giving the protein MLSDEVVCGFGGTGNWFGSQTFGMEPDMLSIAGGLSSGHLPIGGVIISTRFINAPLTRPTRSACSVTVSPTPVIR